A stretch of the Notamacropus eugenii isolate mMacEug1 chromosome 2, mMacEug1.pri_v2, whole genome shotgun sequence genome encodes the following:
- the HAX1 gene encoding HCLS1-associated protein X-1 isoform X2, whose translation MSLFDLFRGFFGFSGPQRPRDPFFGGMTREEDEEDEEDEGGGGAWGSRFGGPGAPEDFTFGFSFGPGDEMRFHDNFGFDELIRDFNRIFGDMGAWTLPSRAPELPGPERPDGRRREGETIRDSMLKYPDSHQARIFSRDSESGPGRPSPKAGPDWDSKRPLRGFDDMWPVTPDATTREDKDLDSRVSQEGLGQVLEPQPKSYFRSVSVTKITGPDGVVEERRTVIDSEGHKETTVTRREADGSSRDDSGTPQHPELGDSSSILNSFLRRWFRSW comes from the exons ATGAGCCTGTTCGACCTTTTCCGGGGCTTTTTCGGATTCTCGGGGCCTCAGAG aCCCAGGGACCCCTTCTTTGGAGGCATGACTagagaagaggatgaggaggacgaggaggacgaAGGAGGGGGCGGCGCGTGGGGCTCCAGGTTCGGCGGCCCTGGGGCCCCCGAGGACTTCACGTTTGGCTTTAGTTTCGGGCCTGGAGATGAGATGCGATTCCACGATAACTTTGGCTTTGATGAGCTGATTCGAGATTTCAACCGCATTTTCGGAGACATGGGGGCCTGGACCCTGCCCTCCCGCGCCCCCG AGCTCCCAGGCCCGGAGCGCCCAGACGGGAGGCGGAGGGAGGGCGAGACCATCCGGGACTCGATGCTCAAGTACCCAGATAGTCACCAGGCTAGGATTTTCAGCCGGGACTCGGAGAGCGGGCCAGGGCGTCCATCTCCCAAAGCGGGCCCGGACTGGGACTCCAAGAGGCCACTCCGTGGG TTTGATGACATGTGGCCAGTGACTCCTGATGCTACAACCAGAGAGGACAAGG ATCTTGATTCCCGGGTCTCACAGGAGGGCCTGGGTCAAGTCCTAGAGCCCCAGCCTAAATCATACTTCAGAAGCGTTTCCGTTACCAAAATAACTGGACCAGATGGG GTGGTAGAGGAGCGGCGCACCGTCATAGATAGTGAGGGCCACAAAGAAACCACAGTAACTCGTCGAGAAGCAGATGGCAGTTCTAGAGATG ATTCAGGTACCCCACAACATCCAGAGTTGGGGGACAGCTCCTCCATCCTGAATTCATTCCTAAGACGATGGTTCCGGTCTTGGTAG
- the HAX1 gene encoding HCLS1-associated protein X-1 isoform X1 yields the protein MSTVFARMFTRTHTHTHTHTHTPQTQPPPGSGPLRCPFGVHVLVLLSLPPRPRDPFFGGMTREEDEEDEEDEGGGGAWGSRFGGPGAPEDFTFGFSFGPGDEMRFHDNFGFDELIRDFNRIFGDMGAWTLPSRAPELPGPERPDGRRREGETIRDSMLKYPDSHQARIFSRDSESGPGRPSPKAGPDWDSKRPLRGFDDMWPVTPDATTREDKDLDSRVSQEGLGQVLEPQPKSYFRSVSVTKITGPDGVVEERRTVIDSEGHKETTVTRREADGSSRDDSGTPQHPELGDSSSILNSFLRRWFRSW from the exons ATGTCAACAGTCTTCGCTCGCATgttcacacgcacacacacgcacacacacacgcacacacacacgccccaAACCCAGCCTCCCCCGGGCTCCGGCCCGCTTAGGTGCCCTTTCGGTGTCCACGTccttgtgcttctctctctgcctcccagaCCCAGGGACCCCTTCTTTGGAGGCATGACTagagaagaggatgaggaggacgaggaggacgaAGGAGGGGGCGGCGCGTGGGGCTCCAGGTTCGGCGGCCCTGGGGCCCCCGAGGACTTCACGTTTGGCTTTAGTTTCGGGCCTGGAGATGAGATGCGATTCCACGATAACTTTGGCTTTGATGAGCTGATTCGAGATTTCAACCGCATTTTCGGAGACATGGGGGCCTGGACCCTGCCCTCCCGCGCCCCCG AGCTCCCAGGCCCGGAGCGCCCAGACGGGAGGCGGAGGGAGGGCGAGACCATCCGGGACTCGATGCTCAAGTACCCAGATAGTCACCAGGCTAGGATTTTCAGCCGGGACTCGGAGAGCGGGCCAGGGCGTCCATCTCCCAAAGCGGGCCCGGACTGGGACTCCAAGAGGCCACTCCGTGGG TTTGATGACATGTGGCCAGTGACTCCTGATGCTACAACCAGAGAGGACAAGG ATCTTGATTCCCGGGTCTCACAGGAGGGCCTGGGTCAAGTCCTAGAGCCCCAGCCTAAATCATACTTCAGAAGCGTTTCCGTTACCAAAATAACTGGACCAGATGGG GTGGTAGAGGAGCGGCGCACCGTCATAGATAGTGAGGGCCACAAAGAAACCACAGTAACTCGTCGAGAAGCAGATGGCAGTTCTAGAGATG ATTCAGGTACCCCACAACATCCAGAGTTGGGGGACAGCTCCTCCATCCTGAATTCATTCCTAAGACGATGGTTCCGGTCTTGGTAG